From one Anopheles cruzii chromosome 3, idAnoCruzAS_RS32_06, whole genome shotgun sequence genomic stretch:
- the LOC128275424 gene encoding E3 ubiquitin-protein ligase Godzilla isoform X1, producing the protein MMELTGGHYRPPYRHRSRLTTVLSPRKHHAPVLLMTIVMLVLQQLPSTQGDILVYQVQSDQIIEEFRDLPATFGGNIPDTGLKMLADRAEPADGCTVMRPPPNITSKFAVVIARYNCSFEEKVRNAQQAGYAMVIVYNVGSNDLEHMSANHPQDLLIPSVFVGQNSGRGIIENYLYDRDYALVITDEIPFNINNNLLIPFAVIVGLCFLLMVSIAHGSELQLITNRTQRYWQVLFMIVRCIRERRRSLRRRLPISVLRKIGIVKFAKGMHYEICAICLEDFVENDRLRVLPCRHAYHAPCIDPWLTKSRRVCPICKRKVFVGGERRRRSSASSSSLSSDADETRPLLTASEAVASSNNALVSAAAASVTAVTNSASESLPAVAAGPTTSSSRPSGRERETLSSASAQRRLVMTPALRDLLNQTPNLVLQAPRIDDPAAPRRAASDEDDELLDDQNVQQPPEGWIPPTGGVDNNGHGDLYAAIGGEEEPTRWQRFKRFFTPWHGEALEESSNGRNVVAGTPQIPPSDRRATPPSATSNSNNILNAHHSGSFYAHDDTTDDELLDRVQQDAAKRRQVRSAPNMASTSDGAGTSSPRVAVAALPNVNFDPSTAGGGGNWMSSSSRRQSRPRTRRRDGPGDDHIV; encoded by the exons ATGATGGAGTTGACCGGCGGGCATTACCGCCCACCGTACAGGCACCGATCGAGGCTAACAACCGTGCTCTCGCCGCGAAAACATCACGCGCccgtgctgctgatgacgatCGTGATGCTAGTACTGCAACAACTCCCTTCTACTCAGGGCGATATACTCGTTTATCAGGTGCAAAGTGATCAG ATAATCGAAGAGTTCCGTGACCTGCCGGCGACATTCGGAGGCAATATTCCGGACACGGGGTTGAAAATGCTGGCAGACCGGGCTGAACCGGCGGACGGTTGCACCGTGATGCGTCCACCGCCGAACATTACCAGCAAGTTTGCAGTCGTTATCGCACG ATACAACTGTTCATTCGAGGAGAAGGTCCGGAATGCCCAGCAGGCTGGCTATGCCATGGTCATCGTGTATAACGTTGGCAGTAATGATTTGG AGCACATGTCAGCCAACCATCCGCAAGATCTGTTGATACCGTCCGTGTTCGTGGGCCAAAACAGCGGGCGTGGCATAATCGAGAATTATCTGTATGACCGTGACTACGCCCTCGTTATCACTGACGAAATTCCcttcaacatcaacaacaatctgCTCATCCCGTTCGCGGTCATCGTAGGACTCTGCTTCCTGCTTATGGTAAGCATCGCCCATGGCTCTGAGCTTCAACTTATTACTAATCGTACGCAGCGTTACTGGCAGGTGCTGTTCATGATCGTCCGATGTATCCGCGAACGGCGACGATCGCTACGTCGTCGCCTTCCGATCAGTGTACTGCGCAAGATTGGGATCGTTAAGTTCGCCAAGGGCATGCACTACGAGATTTGCGCCATCTGTCTGGAAGATTTCGTCGAAAACGATCGGTTAAGGGTGCTCCCGTGCCGCCACG CTTATCACGCACCGTGCATCGACCCGTGGCTCACAAAATCGCGACGTGTTTGTCCAATTTGCAAGCGAAAGGTTTTTGTGGGTGGCGAACGTCGTCGTAGGTCATCGGCGTCGAGCAGTAGCTTGTCGTCTGACGCAGATGAAACGAGACCACTGCTGACTGCATCGGAAGCCGTCGCCTCGTCAAACAACGCACTGGTCTCGGCAGCTGCAGCCAGCGTCACTGCGGTCACTAATTCCGCTTCCGAAAGTTTACCAGCAGTCGCGGCAGGACCGACCACATCTTCCAGCCGGCCGAGTGGGCGAGAACGTGAGACGCTTTCCTCGGCCTCAGCTCAGAGGCGCCTTGTCATGACACCCGCACTGAGGGACCTGTTGAATCAAACACCTAACTTGGTACTACAGGCACCCAGAATAGATGATCCCGCCGCACCACGACGAGCGGCAtccgacgaagacgacgaactACTGGATGATCAAAACGTGCAGCAACCCCCGGAAGGATGGATACCACCAACCGGAGGGGTGGACAACAACGGCCACGGAGACTTGTACgcagcgatcggtggcgaagaagaacCCACCCGTTGGCAACGATTCAAGAG ATTTTTCACACCTTGGCACGGAGAAGCGCTGGAAGAAAGTAGTAATGGCCGCAATGTGGTCGCTGGAACCCCTCAGATACCGCCATCCGATCGGCGAGCAACACCGCCCTCGGCCACGAGCAATAGCAACAATATCCTTAATGCACACCATTCGGGTTCGTTCTACGCGCACGACGATACGACCGACGACGAATTGCTCGATCGCGTCCAGCAAGATGCGGCAAAACGGCGTCAAGTTCGGTCCGCTCCGAATATGGCCTCAACGAGCGATGGTGCGGGTACATCGTCGCCACGCGTCGCAGTCGCCGCGCTGCCGAACGTAAACTTTGACCCGTCaacggctggcggcggcgggaatTGGATGTCCAGCTCGTCGCGTCGCCAAAGTCGTCCGAGAACACGTCGCCGCGACGGTCCGGGAGATGATCACATTGTGTAA
- the LOC128275424 gene encoding E3 ubiquitin-protein ligase Godzilla isoform X2, with amino-acid sequence MMELTGGHYRPPYRHRSRLTTVLSPRKHHAPVLLMTIVMLVLQQLPSTQGDILVYQVQSDQIIEEFRDLPATFGGNIPDTGLKMLADRAEPADGCTVMRPPPNITSKFAVVIARYNCSFEEKVRNAQQAGYAMVIVYNVGSNDLEHMSANHPQDLLIPSVFVGQNSGRGIIENYLYDRDYALVITDEIPFNINNNLLIPFAVIVGLCFLLMVLFMIVRCIRERRRSLRRRLPISVLRKIGIVKFAKGMHYEICAICLEDFVENDRLRVLPCRHAYHAPCIDPWLTKSRRVCPICKRKVFVGGERRRRSSASSSSLSSDADETRPLLTASEAVASSNNALVSAAAASVTAVTNSASESLPAVAAGPTTSSSRPSGRERETLSSASAQRRLVMTPALRDLLNQTPNLVLQAPRIDDPAAPRRAASDEDDELLDDQNVQQPPEGWIPPTGGVDNNGHGDLYAAIGGEEEPTRWQRFKRFFTPWHGEALEESSNGRNVVAGTPQIPPSDRRATPPSATSNSNNILNAHHSGSFYAHDDTTDDELLDRVQQDAAKRRQVRSAPNMASTSDGAGTSSPRVAVAALPNVNFDPSTAGGGGNWMSSSSRRQSRPRTRRRDGPGDDHIV; translated from the exons ATGATGGAGTTGACCGGCGGGCATTACCGCCCACCGTACAGGCACCGATCGAGGCTAACAACCGTGCTCTCGCCGCGAAAACATCACGCGCccgtgctgctgatgacgatCGTGATGCTAGTACTGCAACAACTCCCTTCTACTCAGGGCGATATACTCGTTTATCAGGTGCAAAGTGATCAG ATAATCGAAGAGTTCCGTGACCTGCCGGCGACATTCGGAGGCAATATTCCGGACACGGGGTTGAAAATGCTGGCAGACCGGGCTGAACCGGCGGACGGTTGCACCGTGATGCGTCCACCGCCGAACATTACCAGCAAGTTTGCAGTCGTTATCGCACG ATACAACTGTTCATTCGAGGAGAAGGTCCGGAATGCCCAGCAGGCTGGCTATGCCATGGTCATCGTGTATAACGTTGGCAGTAATGATTTGG AGCACATGTCAGCCAACCATCCGCAAGATCTGTTGATACCGTCCGTGTTCGTGGGCCAAAACAGCGGGCGTGGCATAATCGAGAATTATCTGTATGACCGTGACTACGCCCTCGTTATCACTGACGAAATTCCcttcaacatcaacaacaatctgCTCATCCCGTTCGCGGTCATCGTAGGACTCTGCTTCCTGCTTATG GTGCTGTTCATGATCGTCCGATGTATCCGCGAACGGCGACGATCGCTACGTCGTCGCCTTCCGATCAGTGTACTGCGCAAGATTGGGATCGTTAAGTTCGCCAAGGGCATGCACTACGAGATTTGCGCCATCTGTCTGGAAGATTTCGTCGAAAACGATCGGTTAAGGGTGCTCCCGTGCCGCCACG CTTATCACGCACCGTGCATCGACCCGTGGCTCACAAAATCGCGACGTGTTTGTCCAATTTGCAAGCGAAAGGTTTTTGTGGGTGGCGAACGTCGTCGTAGGTCATCGGCGTCGAGCAGTAGCTTGTCGTCTGACGCAGATGAAACGAGACCACTGCTGACTGCATCGGAAGCCGTCGCCTCGTCAAACAACGCACTGGTCTCGGCAGCTGCAGCCAGCGTCACTGCGGTCACTAATTCCGCTTCCGAAAGTTTACCAGCAGTCGCGGCAGGACCGACCACATCTTCCAGCCGGCCGAGTGGGCGAGAACGTGAGACGCTTTCCTCGGCCTCAGCTCAGAGGCGCCTTGTCATGACACCCGCACTGAGGGACCTGTTGAATCAAACACCTAACTTGGTACTACAGGCACCCAGAATAGATGATCCCGCCGCACCACGACGAGCGGCAtccgacgaagacgacgaactACTGGATGATCAAAACGTGCAGCAACCCCCGGAAGGATGGATACCACCAACCGGAGGGGTGGACAACAACGGCCACGGAGACTTGTACgcagcgatcggtggcgaagaagaacCCACCCGTTGGCAACGATTCAAGAG ATTTTTCACACCTTGGCACGGAGAAGCGCTGGAAGAAAGTAGTAATGGCCGCAATGTGGTCGCTGGAACCCCTCAGATACCGCCATCCGATCGGCGAGCAACACCGCCCTCGGCCACGAGCAATAGCAACAATATCCTTAATGCACACCATTCGGGTTCGTTCTACGCGCACGACGATACGACCGACGACGAATTGCTCGATCGCGTCCAGCAAGATGCGGCAAAACGGCGTCAAGTTCGGTCCGCTCCGAATATGGCCTCAACGAGCGATGGTGCGGGTACATCGTCGCCACGCGTCGCAGTCGCCGCGCTGCCGAACGTAAACTTTGACCCGTCaacggctggcggcggcgggaatTGGATGTCCAGCTCGTCGCGTCGCCAAAGTCGTCCGAGAACACGTCGCCGCGACGGTCCGGGAGATGATCACATTGTGTAA